A region of Cryptococcus decagattii chromosome 3, complete sequence DNA encodes the following proteins:
- a CDS encoding WD repeat-containing protein JIP5, whose product MPDIKLKNQPFDVAFHPKEPVVFSSLLTGQVCAWSYDDATGETSSSWSKVETKFGWEVKVEVFSSFQLVMDPWQGKGTVLMSRFIFPFNSLLSVRCPINRVYCVNRNLVASGDDDGVIKLWDPRQADSIRTYSQHFDYITDFTYFDDKRQLVATSGDGHLSVIDIRSNKSTPLTVSEDQEDELLSIVPIKGGQKAIVGSGLGILSVWNRQLGWADSVDRIPGHPASIDAIVALTPDIIATGSEDGMIRVIQVLPHKFLGVVATHEEFPVERIRLDRNNKWLGSVSHDECLKLTDVEDLFEDSDEDDDMEEDEPDSDEEKSKKKKKDNGMKDMGRSQADDEGSFFADL is encoded by the exons ATGCCGGACATCAAGCTCAAAAACCAG CCCTTCGACGTTGCTTTCCATCCCAAAGAACCCgtcgtcttctcctctcttcttaCAGGGCAAGTCTGCGCTTGGAGTTATGATGATGCCACGGGAGAAACCTCCTCCTCATGGAGT AAAGTGGAGACGAAATTTGGATGGGAGGTAAAAGTGGAAGTCTTTT CCAGCTTTCAACTCGTGATGGATCCATggcaagggaaagggaCAGTGCTCATGAGTAGGTTCATTTTTCCGTTCAACAGTCTGCTGAGTGTTAGGTGTCCTATCAATCGAGTATACTGCGTCAATCGTAACCTTGTGGCGTCCGGCGACGACGACGGCGTGATTAAA CTATGGGATCCCAGGCAAGCAGACTCTATTCGGACGTATTCCCAGCACTTTGATTACATTACCGATTTCACATATTTTGATGACAAAAGGCAGCTAGTTGCTACATC GGGTGACGGTCATTTATCTGTGATTGATATTCGCTCAAACAAGTCTACGCCCTTGACAGTCTCTGAAGATCAAGAGGACGAGCTCTTGTCAATCGTTCCTATAAAGGGGGGTCAAAAAGCGATTGTAGGATCCGGTTTGGGCATTCTGTCCGTTTGGAACCGTCAATTGGGTTGGGCCGACT CTGTCGATCGAATACCAGGACACCCCGCTTCGATTGATGCTATAGTGGCTCTTACACCTGATATCATCGCCACAGGGTCCGAAGACGGTATGATCCGAGTCATCCAAGTGCTACCTCATAAATTTT TGGGTGTGGTCGCTACCCACGAAGAGTTTCCAGTCGAGCGTATCCGACTAGACCGCAATAATAAGTGGCTTGGCAGTGTCAGTCACGATGAATGCTTGAAGCTCACGGATGTGGAAGACCTGTTCGAAGACagtgatgaggatgatgacatggaagaagatgaaccAGATTCggacgaggagaagagtaaaaagaagaagaaagacaaTGGGATGAAGGATATGGGTAGGAGTCAAGCGGACGATGAAGGTAGTTTCTTTGCAGACttatga